A window from Verrucomicrobiia bacterium encodes these proteins:
- a CDS encoding DUF3048 domain-containing protein, with translation MAHTKTNIKNVAVMPAPAFVTPEQAAEADMGGPPPTQPTTFHRHAPPKGRGPKAWLAKWKHLSRNKKIIILSIIAGLLIAGGLIWWFVLRDKPQPAKPATKQEAKVEEPPKPTTVASRLTGVQVAPELNNLPMTGVMIENSPDARPQAGLYDAGVVYEAIAEGGITRFLALFLETKPGYIGPVRSVRPYFLDFLVPYDAAIAHAGGSGEALAQIKREQIKDIDHGANGSTFQRVNNRFAPHNLYTSRDALLTAQSARGYNSSNFSGFVRKADKQVSPATARTIDLTISGFLYNPHFDYDATNNTYYRSEGGKPHMDEKAAKQINPKVIVVLVMSHRYAGVYSQYGTTGSGKAYFFQDGTMTEGIWEKSQRNSQFKFGDANGAPLALNAGQTWVSIVSSAGAVVAKP, from the coding sequence ATGGCACACACAAAAACCAATATCAAAAACGTAGCGGTCATGCCAGCACCGGCTTTTGTAACACCCGAACAAGCCGCAGAGGCTGACATGGGTGGTCCGCCGCCCACGCAGCCGACCACCTTTCATCGGCATGCACCGCCAAAAGGACGGGGGCCAAAGGCTTGGCTGGCCAAGTGGAAACACCTCAGCCGCAACAAGAAAATCATTATATTGAGTATCATTGCCGGACTGCTCATTGCCGGCGGACTCATTTGGTGGTTTGTATTACGTGACAAACCGCAGCCCGCCAAACCTGCCACCAAACAAGAAGCCAAAGTAGAGGAGCCACCCAAGCCCACCACCGTCGCCTCTCGCCTGACAGGTGTACAGGTTGCCCCCGAGCTCAATAATTTGCCCATGACCGGTGTCATGATAGAAAACAGCCCAGATGCCCGCCCCCAGGCCGGCCTGTACGACGCAGGCGTTGTCTACGAGGCAATCGCCGAGGGCGGTATAACTCGTTTCCTGGCCCTATTCTTAGAGACCAAGCCCGGATATATCGGGCCCGTGCGCTCTGTGCGGCCATATTTCCTGGATTTCTTGGTGCCCTATGATGCTGCTATCGCTCATGCCGGCGGCAGTGGTGAAGCCCTGGCCCAGATCAAGCGCGAACAGATAAAAGACATCGACCACGGCGCCAACGGCAGCACCTTCCAGCGTGTCAATAACCGCTTTGCACCCCACAATCTCTATACCAGCCGAGACGCACTGCTAACCGCCCAAAGCGCCAGGGGGTACAACAGCAGTAACTTCAGTGGCTTTGTTCGCAAGGCCGACAAACAAGTTTCGCCAGCCACAGCCCGGACTATCGACCTGACTATTAGCGGCTTCCTCTACAACCCGCACTTTGACTACGACGCCACCAACAATACCTACTACCGCAGCGAGGGTGGCAAGCCACATATGGACGAGAAAGCAGCCAAACAGATCAATCCCAAGGTGATCGTAGTGCTGGTTATGTCACACCGTTACGCCGGAGTGTACTCGCAGTACGGCACTACGGGTTCGGGCAAGGCTTATTTCTTCCAAGATGGCACCATGACCGAAGGCATATGGGAGAAGTCGCAGCGTAATAGCCAATTCAAGTTTGGCGATGCTAACGGGGCCCCGCTTGCCCTCAATGCCGGGCAAACATGGGTGTCTATAGTAAGTTCAGCCGGAGCAGTAGTAGCAAAGCCATAG